One Nomia melanderi isolate GNS246 unplaced genomic scaffold, iyNomMela1 scaffold0357, whole genome shotgun sequence DNA segment encodes these proteins:
- the LOC143176071 gene encoding uncharacterized protein LOC143176071 yields the protein MANENTDVFFSPEKGANPFEVLNIDRVGIRAPPFWSSNPALWFHQLEAQFALNSITADSTKFYYVTSFLDMKCLQEVEDVIQNPPATGKYEKIKEELIRRLSRSQEQRIQQLLEHEEIGDRTPSQFLRHLRNLAGDIKVPENFLRTIWMNRLPASMRTILVTQMDASLDKMAELADKVNEFTPIGRCATIATDTRFEMLCEQMARLTQQVAELTKNNSTTQHHKRSSTFRGRRRWHHRSRSRSRSPSPSQPGVCWYHRRFGDKSTRCTTPCTYVHQQQGNEADRR from the coding sequence ATGGCCAACGAAAATACAGATGTTTTCTTCAGCCCTGAAAAAGGTGCAAACCCTTTCGAAGTGCTGAACATTGACCGTGTGGGTATACGTGCTCCACCCTTTTGGTCCAGCAATCCAGCTCTCTGGTTCCATCAGCTGGAAGCGCAATTTGCACTCAACTCCATAACGGCAGACTCAACCAAATTTTATTATGTCACGTCATTTCTTGACATGAAATGTTTACAAGAGGTAGAAGACGTAATACAGAATCCTCCCGCTACGGGTAAATACGAGAAAATTAAGGAGGAATTAATTCGGAGGCTGTCGAGATCGCAGGAGCAGCGAATTCAACAACTCCTGGAGCACGAGGAAATAGGTGACAGAACACCCTCACAATTTCTGCGGCACCTCCGAAATTTGGCGGGTGACATAAAAGTGCCGGAAAATTTTTTGCGTACGATCTGGATGAATCGTCTTCCAGCATCTATGCGAACTATCCTCGTAACACAAATGGACGCATCgctcgacaagatggcggaattggccgataaagtaaatgaatttactcctatcggtagatgtgccactatcgccacggacacacggttcgagatgctctgtgaacaaatggcgaggctaacgcagcaagtcgcggagctgacaaaaaacaattccacgacgcaacatcataaaaggtcatccacttttcgcggacgaagaagatggcatcaccgcagccgcagccgcagccgcagccctagcccgtcgcaaccaggtgtgtgctggtatcaccggaggttcggagacaagtcgacgagatgtacgacgccctgcacatacgtccatcaacaacagggaaacgaagccgatcgacgctag